Proteins from a genomic interval of Rhodothermus marinus:
- a CDS encoding molybdopterin-guanine dinucleotide biosynthesis protein B, which translates to MYQQLTVDKIGSSTAPCRLSHELEITSYIVAEEGYCLVVRALEEKTTYNQLECTDGTFQTIRRGDLIVGALGERQALKGYSGRIPRRIQVGDVLHILNMGGILGQCTSDHPDLGPALRVEVLGAVVVDVDGQKRHARVQDHALEPVFSLTHSAPLVMVSGTSMNTGKTFAAAQIIRYLTEHGMRVAAGKLTGAALLRDARLMEENGAIASVTFIDAGVVSSTNKEMAPLAKGLIAHLNTFAPDVIVVELGDGFIGYYGVDELLLDKELQRFTRAHVVAATDLAGAWAADQLFRTRYHAQITVITGPVTDNAVGKRYIQHAMGIPALNARQDAEALGQLIARSVRTAVRPLPHYHNGNGVAVAVS; encoded by the coding sequence ATGTACCAGCAACTGACCGTCGACAAGATCGGATCGAGCACCGCCCCGTGCCGGCTCTCCCACGAGCTCGAGATCACCTCGTACATCGTGGCCGAAGAAGGCTACTGCCTGGTGGTACGGGCGCTCGAAGAAAAAACCACGTACAACCAGCTGGAATGCACCGACGGTACGTTCCAGACGATCCGCCGGGGCGATCTGATCGTGGGGGCCCTCGGTGAACGCCAGGCGCTCAAGGGGTACAGCGGCCGTATCCCTCGTCGCATCCAGGTGGGCGACGTGTTGCACATCCTGAACATGGGCGGCATCTTGGGCCAGTGCACCTCGGACCACCCGGACCTGGGTCCGGCGCTGCGCGTGGAGGTGCTGGGCGCCGTCGTGGTAGACGTGGACGGCCAAAAGCGGCACGCCCGCGTGCAGGACCATGCGCTGGAGCCGGTCTTTTCGCTCACGCACTCGGCCCCGCTGGTCATGGTCAGCGGCACCTCGATGAACACGGGCAAGACGTTCGCCGCTGCCCAGATCATCCGCTACCTGACCGAACACGGCATGCGCGTGGCCGCAGGCAAGCTCACCGGCGCGGCGCTGCTGCGCGATGCCCGGCTCATGGAAGAAAATGGCGCTATCGCCAGCGTCACGTTCATCGATGCAGGCGTCGTCTCCTCCACCAACAAGGAAATGGCGCCGCTGGCCAAAGGGCTTATCGCCCACCTGAACACGTTCGCGCCGGATGTGATCGTCGTCGAACTCGGCGACGGGTTCATCGGCTACTACGGCGTCGATGAGCTGCTGCTCGACAAGGAGCTGCAGCGCTTTACGCGGGCGCATGTGGTGGCCGCTACCGACCTGGCCGGGGCCTGGGCCGCCGACCAGCTCTTCCGGACACGCTATCACGCACAGATCACGGTCATCACCGGTCCGGTCACCGACAACGCCGTCGGCAAGCGGTACATCCAGCACGCCATGGGCATCCCGGCGCTCAACGCCCGTCAGGATGCCGAGGCGCTCGGACAACTCATCGCCCGCTCGGTGCGGACGGCCGTCCGCCCTTTACCCCATTACCACAACGGTAATGGCGTAGCTGTCGCCGTATCCTGA
- a CDS encoding N-acetylornithine carbamoyltransferase yields the protein MEELPPPRHLIDWQYIDDDTWQRCLTRTLEHYRQGKHAWSQAARHRSLGLLFFNPSLRTRTSMELAAVQLGAHATTLVAGQGTWQIEWRDGVVMDGPAAEHIREAIGVLSAYYDALGVRVFASQTDYMQDRDEVLLRAIVRAATVPVINLESAFYHPCQALADAATILEHLGGAVQGRRFVLSWAYHPRPLPMAVPNSALLMAARLGMDVVVAHPPGFELDEGVMARAQADAAARGGRVTVVHEQAEAFEGAEIIYAKSWGSRLVYTAPDDEAALRAQYRHWRVTPELMARTRRAAFMHCLPVRRNVVVDDAVLDSPQAIHLKQAAFRLYAQKAILEYVWHLPPFDP from the coding sequence ATGGAAGAACTTCCGCCTCCCCGGCATCTGATCGACTGGCAGTATATCGACGACGACACCTGGCAACGCTGCCTGACGCGCACGCTGGAGCACTATCGCCAGGGCAAACATGCCTGGAGTCAGGCGGCCCGTCATCGAAGCCTCGGGCTGCTGTTTTTCAATCCCTCACTGCGCACGCGCACGTCCATGGAGCTGGCGGCCGTGCAGCTCGGCGCCCATGCCACCACGCTGGTGGCCGGCCAGGGCACCTGGCAGATTGAGTGGCGCGACGGCGTGGTCATGGACGGCCCGGCCGCCGAGCACATCCGCGAGGCCATCGGTGTGCTCTCAGCGTACTACGATGCGCTGGGCGTACGCGTCTTCGCCTCGCAGACCGACTACATGCAGGATCGCGATGAGGTGCTGCTGCGGGCAATCGTCCGCGCCGCCACGGTGCCTGTCATCAACCTGGAGTCGGCTTTCTACCACCCCTGCCAGGCGCTGGCCGACGCTGCCACCATTCTGGAGCACCTGGGCGGTGCCGTGCAGGGCCGACGCTTCGTGTTGAGCTGGGCCTACCATCCGCGCCCGCTGCCGATGGCCGTCCCCAACTCGGCGCTGTTGATGGCCGCCCGCCTGGGCATGGACGTGGTCGTGGCCCATCCGCCAGGTTTCGAGCTGGACGAAGGCGTCATGGCCCGGGCGCAGGCCGACGCCGCCGCCCGCGGCGGGCGCGTGACGGTGGTGCACGAGCAGGCCGAGGCGTTCGAGGGGGCCGAAATCATCTATGCCAAGTCGTGGGGCAGCCGGCTGGTCTACACCGCGCCCGACGACGAAGCGGCGCTGCGGGCGCAGTACCGCCACTGGCGCGTCACTCCCGAGCTGATGGCTCGCACGCGACGGGCCGCTTTCATGCACTGCCTGCCCGTCCGCCGTAACGTGGTGGTGGACGACGCCGTGCTCGACAGCCCGCAGGCCATTCATCTGAAACAGGCCGCCTTCCGACTCTACGCCCAGAAAGCCATCCTGGAGTACGTGTGGCATCTGCCTCCCTTCGACCCATGA
- a CDS encoding mechanosensitive ion channel family protein encodes MILQADTLQTLADTQAAAPDTADVITELSQQVSATGQLLVSGQWDQVLPRIQEGLAGLAVSAIPRLTGALFVFLFFYAIYRVVGAVLRRALRHSRRIDATLEHLLMRSYRLIGLSFITVMVLAQLGINVTALLAGLSIAGIAIGFAARDTLENFISGLTILIDRPFRVGDPVEISGTYGIVEEITLRSTRVRTLNNEVMVMPNVQMINQKLINYGLKDALRIEIPFGIAYKEYPEEARRVVLRLTEGDERLHPDYPPSVVVTKLNDSSVDMVLRLYIRNPHDAVPMKFEYTEKIREALREADIEIPFPHRQLFIDEAKAFERATWMRPASNGDGEQSSAFG; translated from the coding sequence ATGATCCTGCAGGCCGACACGCTTCAGACGCTGGCCGATACGCAGGCGGCCGCGCCCGACACCGCCGACGTGATCACCGAGCTGAGCCAGCAGGTGAGCGCCACCGGCCAGCTCCTGGTCAGCGGACAGTGGGACCAGGTGCTGCCTCGCATTCAGGAAGGACTGGCCGGGCTGGCCGTCTCGGCCATTCCACGCCTGACCGGCGCGCTGTTCGTTTTTCTTTTCTTCTACGCGATCTATCGCGTGGTGGGCGCCGTGCTCCGGCGTGCGTTGCGGCACAGCCGCCGCATCGACGCGACGCTCGAGCACCTGCTCATGCGCTCCTACCGGCTCATCGGGCTGTCGTTCATCACGGTCATGGTGCTGGCCCAGCTCGGGATCAACGTCACCGCCCTGCTGGCCGGACTCAGCATTGCCGGTATCGCCATCGGCTTTGCCGCCCGCGATACGCTCGAAAACTTCATCTCCGGCCTCACCATTCTGATCGACCGCCCCTTTCGCGTGGGCGATCCCGTCGAGATCAGCGGGACCTACGGGATCGTCGAAGAAATCACGCTGCGCTCGACGCGCGTGCGCACGCTCAACAACGAGGTGATGGTGATGCCGAACGTTCAGATGATCAACCAGAAGCTGATCAACTACGGCCTCAAAGACGCCCTGCGTATCGAGATTCCCTTCGGCATCGCCTACAAGGAATATCCTGAAGAAGCGCGGCGCGTGGTGCTGCGCCTGACCGAAGGCGACGAGCGCCTGCACCCCGACTATCCCCCCTCGGTGGTGGTCACGAAGCTGAACGACTCGAGCGTCGATATGGTACTCCGGCTTTACATCCGGAATCCGCACGACGCCGTGCCGATGAAGTTCGAGTACACCGAAAAAATCCGCGAGGCGCTGCGCGAGGCCGACATCGAGATTCCCTTCCCGCACCGCCAGCTCTTTATCGACGAGGCCAAGGCGTTCGAACGCGCCACCTGGATGCGGCCGGCCTCAAACGGCGATGGGGAACAAAGCAGCGCTTTCGGTTAA
- a CDS encoding aspartate aminotransferase family protein — translation MNTQEVIQLEDTFQIPTYRKYPVALVRGEGCYVWDTEGRRYLDFYGGHCVTLLGHCPPRVVQALQEQAARLLFYSNVVYSPVRARAAALLAEMAPEGLRHVFFCNSGTEANETALKLARAWTGKPGLIALECGFHGRTLGSLAATEPIGYRKPYLSVLPPTHFVPMGDLEAVERLLDRHDDIAAIILEPIQSMAGVYEAPVDYYRELRQLCDRHGVVLIFDEVQTGVGRTGTFSISEQYGVRPDLITLAKSLGSGVPVGAVLVSDKIAAHVKPGDQGTTFGGGMLAMAAVTATLETIRDEGLMARAPAIFERIRRGVADHVVAVRGRGCLIGLELDRPAAPVLARLREQGVLAGSASHPNVIRLMPPLNTPDDAIDAFLETFLQVLVNQPETPTV, via the coding sequence ATGAACACGCAGGAAGTCATTCAGCTGGAAGACACGTTTCAGATTCCCACCTACCGCAAGTACCCGGTAGCGCTCGTGCGCGGCGAAGGGTGCTACGTGTGGGATACCGAAGGGCGCCGCTACCTGGACTTCTACGGCGGCCACTGCGTCACGCTGCTGGGGCACTGCCCGCCGCGCGTCGTGCAGGCCCTTCAGGAGCAGGCCGCTCGCCTGCTGTTCTACTCGAACGTAGTCTACAGTCCGGTGCGGGCGCGCGCGGCCGCCCTGCTGGCCGAGATGGCACCCGAAGGACTGCGCCACGTGTTCTTCTGCAATTCGGGCACCGAAGCCAACGAGACGGCGCTCAAGCTGGCCCGTGCCTGGACGGGCAAGCCCGGCCTCATCGCGCTGGAGTGTGGCTTCCACGGACGCACGCTGGGCAGCCTGGCCGCCACCGAGCCCATCGGCTACCGCAAACCCTATCTGTCGGTGCTGCCGCCCACGCATTTTGTGCCGATGGGCGACCTGGAGGCCGTCGAACGTCTGCTTGACCGTCACGACGACATCGCCGCCATCATCCTGGAGCCCATCCAGAGCATGGCGGGCGTCTACGAGGCACCCGTGGATTACTACCGGGAGCTGCGGCAGTTGTGTGACCGCCACGGCGTCGTCCTGATCTTCGACGAGGTGCAGACGGGGGTCGGCCGCACCGGTACCTTCTCCATCTCCGAGCAGTACGGCGTCCGCCCGGATCTGATCACGCTGGCCAAAAGTCTGGGCTCGGGCGTGCCGGTGGGCGCCGTGCTGGTTTCCGACAAGATTGCCGCCCACGTCAAACCGGGCGACCAGGGCACCACGTTCGGCGGCGGCATGCTGGCCATGGCGGCCGTAACGGCCACGCTCGAAACGATCCGGGACGAAGGGCTCATGGCGCGCGCACCGGCCATCTTCGAACGCATCCGCCGGGGCGTGGCCGACCACGTGGTGGCGGTGCGGGGGCGGGGCTGCCTGATCGGGCTGGAACTGGACCGCCCGGCGGCGCCGGTGCTGGCCCGCCTGCGCGAGCAGGGCGTGCTCGCCGGAAGCGCCAGCCACCCGAACGTCATCCGGCTCATGCCGCCGCTCAACACGCCGGACGACGCCATCGACGCCTTCCTCGAAACGTTCCTGCAGGTTCTTGTTAACCAGCCAGAAACCCCGACGGTCTGA
- the argC gene encoding N-acetyl-gamma-glutamyl-phosphate reductase, with product MTGTKRIAILHGAGYVGGELIRLLLAHPHCQLVAVTSRTFAGRPLWYAHPALRGQTELTFVEEDALALSELDAVLIAAEHGQGARTVQHLLESGYRGVIIDLSADFRFREAAIYPAWFGFDHPAPELLGRFVYGLPEVYTPYAADTRLLANPGCFATGLALALWPLSRHLKDATVAVTALTGASGSGVKPKATTHFPERDGNVRAYKVLAHQHLPEVQQVVGPGLHIAFVPASGPWTRGIWGTVHVALPDGIGADEVASWYEAAYGQAPFVRLWPDQLPELRYAVHTPFCDLGWIVRDGHLVVGFALDNLLKGAASQAIQNLNLLLGLPQTAGLLPTPAPADVHA from the coding sequence ATGACTGGAACGAAACGGATCGCCATCCTGCACGGCGCCGGTTACGTCGGCGGCGAACTCATCCGCCTGCTGCTGGCTCACCCGCACTGTCAGCTGGTGGCCGTCACGAGCCGCACATTCGCGGGACGACCGCTCTGGTACGCCCATCCGGCACTCCGGGGCCAGACCGAGCTGACGTTCGTTGAGGAAGACGCGCTGGCGCTTTCGGAACTGGACGCCGTGCTGATTGCCGCCGAGCACGGCCAGGGTGCCCGCACCGTACAGCATCTGCTCGAAAGCGGCTACCGGGGCGTCATCATCGACCTGAGCGCCGACTTTCGCTTTCGGGAAGCCGCTATCTACCCGGCATGGTTCGGCTTCGACCACCCCGCTCCCGAACTGCTCGGGCGATTCGTCTACGGTCTGCCCGAAGTCTATACGCCCTACGCCGCCGACACGCGCCTGTTGGCCAATCCGGGCTGCTTTGCCACAGGGCTGGCACTGGCGCTCTGGCCGTTGAGCCGGCACCTCAAGGACGCCACGGTTGCCGTCACGGCACTGACCGGGGCCTCCGGCTCCGGCGTTAAGCCCAAAGCCACCACCCACTTCCCCGAGCGCGACGGGAACGTCCGCGCTTACAAGGTGCTGGCGCATCAGCACCTGCCCGAGGTGCAGCAGGTGGTCGGCCCCGGCCTGCACATCGCGTTCGTACCGGCCTCGGGTCCATGGACGCGCGGTATCTGGGGTACGGTGCACGTGGCGCTGCCCGACGGCATAGGTGCCGATGAAGTGGCCAGCTGGTACGAAGCCGCCTACGGCCAGGCCCCCTTTGTGCGCCTGTGGCCCGACCAGCTTCCCGAGCTGCGCTATGCCGTCCACACGCCGTTCTGCGATCTGGGCTGGATCGTGCGCGACGGCCACCTGGTGGTGGGCTTTGCGCTCGACAACCTGCTCAAAGGTGCCGCCAGCCAGGCCATCCAGAACCTGAACCTGCTGCTGGGGCTGCCCCAGACGGCCGGCCTGCTCCCTACCCCTGCACCTGCTGACGTGCACGCATAG
- the folD gene encoding bifunctional methylenetetrahydrofolate dehydrogenase/methenyltetrahydrofolate cyclohydrolase FolD, whose product MTQIIDGKAIAAQVRAEVKAEVEAWVQAGHRPPYLAVILVGDNPASASYVRGKTKAAAEVGIASDTLHFDTSISEAELLAEIARLNDDEGVDGILVQLPLPDHIDPSRVLNAIRPDKDVDGFHPINAGRLLLGEPGFVPATPAGILELLRRSGIETTGKHAVVVGRSNIVGRPLAALLLHRGIDATVTVCHSRTQNLAALTRTADILVAAIGRPCYITADMVREGAVVIDVGINRVDDPSHPRGYRLVGDVDFEAVAEKAGWITPVPGGVGPMTIALLLRNTLYAAQRRYAYA is encoded by the coding sequence GTGACACAGATCATCGATGGCAAAGCGATCGCGGCCCAGGTGCGCGCCGAAGTGAAGGCCGAAGTCGAAGCCTGGGTGCAGGCCGGCCACCGTCCCCCCTATCTGGCCGTCATCCTGGTGGGCGACAACCCGGCCTCGGCTTCCTACGTGCGCGGCAAGACGAAAGCCGCGGCCGAAGTGGGTATTGCCAGCGACACGCTGCACTTCGACACGTCCATTTCCGAGGCCGAACTGCTGGCCGAAATTGCCCGCCTGAACGACGACGAGGGGGTGGACGGCATTCTGGTGCAGCTTCCGCTGCCCGATCATATAGATCCCAGTCGCGTGCTGAACGCGATCCGCCCCGACAAGGACGTGGACGGCTTTCATCCGATCAACGCCGGCCGTCTGCTGCTGGGCGAGCCCGGCTTCGTGCCGGCCACGCCGGCCGGTATTCTGGAGCTGCTCCGGCGCAGCGGCATCGAAACCACCGGCAAGCATGCCGTGGTGGTAGGGCGCTCGAACATCGTGGGACGTCCGCTCGCCGCCCTGCTGCTGCACCGCGGCATCGATGCCACCGTCACGGTCTGCCACAGCCGCACGCAGAATCTGGCCGCCCTGACGCGAACGGCCGACATCCTGGTGGCCGCCATCGGTCGTCCGTGCTACATTACGGCCGACATGGTGCGCGAAGGAGCCGTCGTCATCGACGTGGGCATCAACCGGGTGGACGATCCCTCGCATCCCCGGGGCTATCGGCTGGTAGGCGACGTGGACTTCGAGGCCGTGGCCGAAAAAGCCGGCTGGATCACTCCGGTGCCCGGCGGCGTTGGCCCGATGACGATCGCCCTGCTGCTCCGCAACACGCTCTACGCCGCCCAGCGACGCTACGCCTACGCATGA
- a CDS encoding argininosuccinate synthase, with protein MSIVLAFSGGLDTSFCVPYLRETYGEPVYTVTVNTGGLTEAAIAEIEALSQKLGAAGHFTIDGRHDLFRDHLSYLIKGNVLRGGVYPLCVGPERIVQARKVVEVARQLGARAIAHGSTGAGNDQVRFDVALRILADDLEILTPIRELGLSREAATAYLKERGIEVPEKKTAYSINRGLWGTTIGGRETHTTTEPLPDEAYPDTVPPAQAPDTPLELTIAFEQGIPTALDGEAMDPVTLIERLNQLGAAHGVGRGIHVGDTILGIKGRVGFEAPAALILITAHRELEKIVLTRWQRYQKDHLADFYGMLLHEGQYFDPVMRDIEAFLDSSQQTVTGTVRVRLFKGHIDVLGCDSPYSLFNSKIATYGEQNRLWDGRDAQGFTRIYGVQALLAARARQSASSYETNQTAA; from the coding sequence ATGTCCATCGTTCTGGCATTCAGCGGCGGTCTGGATACTTCGTTCTGCGTCCCCTACCTGCGGGAAACGTACGGCGAGCCGGTCTACACGGTCACCGTCAACACGGGCGGCCTGACCGAAGCGGCCATCGCCGAGATCGAGGCGCTTTCGCAGAAGCTCGGCGCGGCCGGCCACTTCACGATCGACGGCCGCCACGATCTGTTTCGGGATCATCTGAGCTACCTGATCAAGGGCAACGTGCTGCGTGGCGGCGTCTATCCGCTCTGCGTGGGTCCGGAGCGCATCGTACAGGCCCGCAAGGTAGTAGAGGTGGCGCGCCAGCTCGGTGCCCGGGCCATTGCGCACGGTTCGACGGGCGCCGGCAACGACCAGGTCCGCTTCGACGTGGCACTGCGCATCCTGGCCGACGACCTGGAGATTCTGACGCCAATCCGGGAGCTGGGTCTCAGCCGCGAGGCGGCCACAGCCTACCTGAAAGAACGGGGCATCGAGGTGCCGGAAAAGAAGACGGCTTATTCGATCAACCGGGGCCTCTGGGGCACGACGATCGGCGGGCGCGAGACGCACACGACCACCGAGCCGCTGCCCGACGAGGCCTACCCCGATACGGTCCCGCCGGCGCAGGCGCCCGATACGCCACTGGAGCTGACGATCGCCTTCGAGCAGGGCATCCCGACCGCCCTCGACGGCGAGGCGATGGATCCGGTCACGCTCATCGAGCGCCTCAACCAACTCGGTGCAGCCCACGGTGTGGGCCGGGGCATCCACGTAGGCGATACGATCCTGGGCATCAAGGGCCGCGTGGGTTTCGAAGCACCTGCCGCCCTGATCCTGATCACCGCGCACCGGGAACTGGAAAAGATCGTGCTGACGCGCTGGCAGCGGTATCAGAAAGATCACCTGGCCGACTTCTACGGCATGCTGCTGCACGAAGGCCAGTACTTCGACCCGGTCATGCGCGACATCGAGGCGTTTCTGGATTCCTCCCAGCAGACCGTGACGGGCACCGTGCGCGTGCGGCTCTTCAAGGGCCACATCGACGTGCTCGGCTGCGACAGTCCCTATTCCCTGTTCAATTCGAAGATTGCCACCTACGGCGAACAGAACCGGCTCTGGGACGGGCGCGACGCGCAGGGCTTTACACGCATCTACGGCGTGCAGGCCCTGCTGGCTGCCCGGGCCCGCCAGTCGGCTTCCTCCTACGAAACCAACCAGACGGCCGCTTAA